One window from the genome of Campylobacter concisus encodes:
- a CDS encoding YraN family protein — protein MGLKEYLFGKSSEDRACEFLQKLGFIILERNFHSKFGEIDIIALSSDKILHFIEVKATSGEYEAEYRLNKAKYIKILKTINFYMMKNEPNRDFQVDLVVIKNENLELIENISL, from the coding sequence TTGGGGTTAAAAGAGTATCTCTTTGGCAAAAGCTCAGAAGATAGGGCGTGTGAATTTTTACAAAAGCTTGGTTTTATAATTTTAGAGAGAAATTTTCACTCTAAATTTGGTGAGATCGACATTATCGCACTAAGTAGTGATAAAATTTTACACTTCATAGAGGTAAAAGCAACTAGCGGAGAATATGAAGCAGAGTATAGACTAAATAAGGCAAAATATATAAAAATTTTAAAAACTATAAATTTTTATATGATGAAAAATGAGCCAAATAGAGATTTTCAAGTCGATTTAGTTGTCATAAAAAATGAAAATTTAGAACTAATAGAAAATATTAGTTT